Proteins encoded in a region of the Tumebacillus sp. BK434 genome:
- the ftsH gene encoding ATP-dependent zinc metalloprotease FtsH: protein MNRFFRNAGFYLLIFLITVGIVNFITGEKQEKLEITYDKFIQKVEKGEIKDLTVTSEGLTLRLTGSMVGDNGAKEEFITRALFSEEFSQQLNEELKTANVTINEPQKESIWFTFLTSIVPFIVIFILFFFLMNQAQGGGSKVMNFGKSRAKLYNEEKKKVTFDDVAGADEEKNELVEVVDFLKDPRKFAALGARIPKGVLLNGPPGTGKTLLARAVAGEAGVPFFSISGSDFVEMFVGVGASRVRDLFETAKKNAPCIIFIDEIDAVGRHRGAGLGGGHDEREQTLNQLLVEMDGFGANEGIIIVAATNRPDILDPALLRPGRFDRQITVNRPDVKGREAILKVHARNKPISEDIPLGAIAKRTPGFTGADLENVLNEAALLAARKNKKLIETQEVDEAIDRVIAGPEKKSRVISEHERKLVAFHEAGHAVVGYHLEHADEVHKVTIVPRGMAGGYTVMIPREDRFFMTRSEMYDKISGLLGGRVAEEIVLGEISTGAHNDLERVTDIARRMITEYGMSDKLGNLQYGHRQGGNVFLGRDIASDQNYSDTVALEIDQEMRRIVDQCYNRTKEVLTTHRDQLDLLANVLLEKETIDKETIDSLMETGKLPDGSVTGIKVNINSDSSVPADEENNDQ from the coding sequence ATGAACAGATTTTTCCGCAATGCCGGTTTTTATTTGCTGATCTTCCTGATCACCGTGGGGATTGTAAACTTCATCACGGGTGAAAAACAGGAAAAGCTGGAAATCACGTACGACAAGTTCATTCAAAAAGTCGAGAAAGGTGAGATCAAGGACCTGACCGTCACGAGCGAAGGGCTGACCTTGCGGCTCACCGGCTCGATGGTGGGCGACAACGGGGCGAAAGAGGAGTTCATCACCCGCGCCCTGTTCAGCGAAGAGTTCTCGCAGCAGCTGAACGAAGAGCTGAAGACCGCCAACGTCACGATCAACGAACCGCAAAAAGAGTCGATCTGGTTCACCTTCCTCACGTCGATCGTTCCGTTCATCGTCATCTTCATCCTCTTCTTCTTCCTGATGAACCAGGCGCAGGGCGGCGGTTCCAAAGTGATGAACTTTGGCAAGAGCCGCGCCAAGCTGTACAACGAAGAAAAGAAGAAAGTTACCTTCGACGATGTCGCCGGCGCAGACGAAGAGAAAAACGAGCTGGTCGAAGTTGTCGACTTCCTGAAAGACCCGCGCAAGTTCGCGGCGCTCGGCGCACGCATCCCGAAAGGCGTGCTGCTCAACGGGCCGCCCGGCACCGGTAAGACCTTGCTGGCGCGCGCCGTCGCAGGCGAAGCAGGCGTGCCGTTCTTCTCGATCTCCGGTTCCGACTTCGTGGAAATGTTTGTCGGCGTTGGTGCATCCCGCGTGCGCGACCTGTTTGAAACGGCGAAGAAAAACGCGCCGTGCATCATCTTCATCGACGAGATCGACGCTGTCGGTCGTCACCGCGGCGCAGGCCTCGGCGGCGGACACGATGAGCGCGAGCAGACCTTGAACCAACTGCTCGTCGAGATGGACGGCTTCGGTGCGAACGAAGGCATCATCATCGTTGCGGCGACCAACCGCCCGGACATCCTCGACCCGGCGCTGCTGCGCCCGGGCCGCTTCGACCGCCAGATCACGGTCAACCGTCCGGACGTCAAAGGCCGGGAAGCGATTCTGAAAGTTCATGCCCGCAACAAGCCGATCTCCGAGGACATTCCGCTTGGCGCGATCGCCAAGCGCACGCCGGGCTTCACCGGCGCGGACCTCGAAAACGTGCTCAACGAAGCGGCGCTGCTCGCAGCCCGCAAGAATAAAAAGCTGATCGAAACCCAGGAAGTGGACGAAGCGATCGACCGCGTCATCGCAGGCCCCGAGAAGAAGAGCCGCGTGATCTCCGAGCACGAACGCAAGCTCGTCGCCTTCCACGAGGCGGGCCACGCAGTCGTCGGCTACCACCTCGAACATGCGGATGAAGTGCACAAGGTCACCATCGTGCCGCGCGGCATGGCTGGCGGCTACACGGTGATGATCCCGCGTGAAGACCGCTTCTTCATGACCCGCTCCGAGATGTACGACAAGATCTCCGGTCTGCTCGGCGGCCGCGTGGCGGAAGAGATCGTGTTAGGTGAGATCTCGACCGGCGCGCACAATGACTTGGAGCGCGTGACCGACATCGCCCGCCGCATGATCACCGAGTATGGGATGAGCGACAAACTCGGCAATCTGCAATACGGCCACCGTCAAGGCGGCAACGTGTTCCTCGGCCGCGACATCGCGTCCGATCAGAACTACTCCGACACCGTAGCGCTGGAGATCGACCAGGAGATGCGCCGCATCGTCGACCAGTGCTACAACCGCACGAAAGAAGTGTTGACCACGCACCGCGACCAGCTCGATCTGTTGGCGAACGTGCTCCTTGAAAAGGAAACGATCGACAAAGAGACGATCGATTCCCTGATGGAGACGGGCAAACTGCCGGACGGCTCTGTGACCGGCATAAAAGTCAACATCAACTCCGACTCCTCCGTTCCGGCTGACGAGGAGAATAACGATCAGTAA
- a CDS encoding threonine/serine exporter family protein produces MMTGQEILQLLLLAGIAFSATVCYAVLYQIPKKALLLVGFVGFSGWLMQYFIRQLTDSPVFAALLGGFLVGALSEKLARRMRMPVTVFVVGGIVPLVPGSSAMATMREFVMGDYLEGLSRGTLTLLIASAISAGLVLAGSLLRLDWRGKRAGKRE; encoded by the coding sequence ATGATGACGGGACAGGAGATCTTGCAGCTCTTGCTGCTCGCGGGGATCGCGTTTTCGGCGACCGTTTGCTATGCCGTGCTCTATCAGATTCCGAAAAAAGCGCTCCTGCTGGTCGGCTTCGTCGGTTTCTCCGGCTGGTTGATGCAGTATTTCATCCGGCAGCTGACCGATTCGCCCGTCTTCGCCGCCCTGCTCGGCGGTTTTCTCGTCGGGGCGCTCAGTGAAAAGCTGGCCCGGCGCATGCGCATGCCGGTCACCGTCTTTGTCGTCGGCGGGATCGTGCCGCTGGTGCCGGGGTCGTCGGCGATGGCGACGATGCGCGAATTTGTGATGGGCGACTATCTGGAAGGACTGTCGCGAGGGACGCTGACCCTGCTGATCGCCTCGGCGATCTCGGCGGGACTCGTGCTCGCCGGCTCTTTGCTGCGCCTCGATTGGAGGGGGAAACGTGCTGGAAAACGTGAATGA
- a CDS encoding HD-GYP domain-containing protein, translating to MRLASLQNITPETRLAQPLLDEKGLVLLNKGVVLSDSLAKRLLNLGITSVYIEDVRTEDVVIEEVISQETRQEALQLVFTTLQSVQTSEQHPRQFYQDLNGRNIRRLFDTVLHEMKGKPNLLLSVSNIYTSDGFLYHHSVNVALMALAIGIEYGLTEKQLLDLGVGTLLHDIGKLRLPQDILNKPGRLTPEEYEIIKQHPMIGYEMLRLQDDISVVSAHVALQHHERVDGTGYPRGIKGEEMHIFGKITAVADVYEALTANRVYRKGQLPHEALELLLGACGTHFDREIVELFLKTVAIYPTGLTVRLNSGETGVIIRQNPTHPQRPVIRVLQDAAGRPVEAYEINLMEHLTTLITACEC from the coding sequence TTGAGACTCGCATCGCTGCAGAACATCACACCAGAAACCAGGCTCGCTCAGCCACTCTTAGATGAAAAAGGTCTGGTTTTGCTGAACAAAGGAGTCGTGCTCTCAGACAGCCTGGCCAAACGACTGCTGAACTTGGGCATCACCTCGGTCTATATTGAAGATGTACGCACGGAAGACGTGGTGATCGAGGAGGTCATCTCGCAGGAGACACGGCAGGAAGCGTTGCAGCTCGTCTTCACCACGCTGCAGAGCGTGCAGACCTCGGAGCAGCACCCGCGCCAATTTTATCAGGACTTGAACGGACGGAACATCCGCCGCCTGTTCGACACCGTCCTGCACGAGATGAAAGGCAAGCCCAATCTGCTGCTCAGCGTCTCCAACATCTACACGAGCGACGGATTCCTCTACCACCACTCGGTCAACGTCGCGCTGATGGCGCTGGCGATCGGCATCGAATACGGATTGACAGAAAAGCAGCTGCTCGACCTTGGCGTCGGCACCCTGCTTCATGATATCGGGAAGTTGCGCCTGCCCCAGGACATCTTGAACAAGCCGGGCAGGCTGACCCCGGAAGAGTATGAGATCATCAAGCAGCATCCGATGATCGGCTACGAAATGCTTCGCCTGCAAGACGACATCTCCGTCGTCTCCGCCCATGTGGCCTTGCAGCACCATGAGCGGGTCGACGGCACGGGCTACCCGCGCGGCATCAAAGGCGAGGAGATGCACATCTTCGGCAAAATCACCGCCGTCGCCGATGTGTACGAGGCGTTGACCGCCAACCGCGTCTACCGCAAAGGGCAGCTGCCGCATGAAGCGTTAGAGCTGCTGCTCGGCGCGTGCGGCACGCATTTTGACCGCGAGATCGTCGAGCTGTTTCTGAAGACGGTCGCCATCTACCCGACCGGACTGACCGTCCGGCTCAATTCGGGGGAGACGGGTGTGATCATCCGCCAGAACCCGACACATCCCCAGCGTCCGGTGATCCGCGTGCTCCAAGACGCAGCGGGGCGGCCGGTAGAAGCGTACGAAATCAACCTGATGGAGCATCTGACCACATTGATCACTGCATGTGAGTGCTAA
- the nadA gene encoding quinolinate synthase NadA — MATIQAVPNREQLDQYKERLLQLKKERNAIILAHYYMRAEVQEVADYIGDSFGLAQKAKDTDADVILFCGVHFMAESAKILNPNKIVLMPDERSGCPMADMVTGDGLRKLKAEHPNATVVAYVNTSAEVKAETDICCTSSNALKVINSVESDEIIWVPDKNLGHYVSQFTDKKMIIWQGYCNTHDLLTPEEVLALKAEYPDAPIVVHPECRPEVVALGDYVGSTTGILKYCRESNFKDYIVATEEGVRYMLEKESPEKTFHFASRYMVCPNMKVHNVKKMVRALETMQPQIEVDPEVAEKARRSLDRMLEIVPK; from the coding sequence ATGGCTACCATCCAAGCTGTACCGAATCGTGAACAGCTCGACCAATACAAAGAACGACTGCTCCAACTGAAAAAGGAACGCAACGCCATCATCCTCGCCCACTACTACATGCGGGCTGAGGTGCAGGAAGTGGCCGACTATATCGGGGATTCTTTTGGCCTCGCGCAAAAGGCGAAAGACACCGATGCGGACGTCATCCTGTTCTGCGGCGTTCACTTTATGGCAGAAAGTGCAAAAATTCTCAATCCAAATAAAATCGTGCTCATGCCTGACGAGCGCTCCGGCTGCCCGATGGCCGACATGGTCACCGGCGACGGGCTGCGCAAGCTGAAAGCGGAGCACCCGAACGCGACGGTCGTCGCCTACGTCAACACCTCGGCAGAAGTGAAAGCGGAAACGGACATCTGCTGCACCTCCTCGAACGCGTTGAAAGTGATCAACTCCGTCGAGTCTGACGAGATCATCTGGGTCCCGGACAAGAACCTCGGGCACTATGTCTCGCAGTTCACCGACAAGAAGATGATCATCTGGCAAGGCTACTGCAACACGCATGACCTGCTGACGCCGGAAGAAGTGCTCGCGCTGAAGGCGGAATACCCGGACGCGCCGATCGTCGTGCATCCGGAATGCCGCCCGGAAGTGGTGGCGCTCGGCGATTATGTCGGCTCGACGACCGGCATCCTCAAATACTGCCGCGAGTCGAACTTCAAGGACTACATCGTCGCGACCGAAGAAGGCGTACGCTACATGCTGGAGAAGGAATCGCCGGAGAAGACGTTCCACTTCGCCTCGCGCTACATGGTCTGCCCGAACATGAAAGTCCACAACGTCAAGAAGATGGTCCGCGCGCTGGAAACGATGCAGCCACAGATCGAAGTCGATCCGGAAGTGGCGGAGAAAGCCCGCCGTTCGCTCGACCGCATGCTGGAAATCGTTCCGAAGTAA
- the hpt gene encoding hypoxanthine phosphoribosyltransferase → MHTDVQEILFTEEEVSAKVRELGEQITRDYQGQDLLVIGILKGAAMFMGDLVKRIDMVVEMDFMAVSSYGKSSESSGVVRIIKDLDKSIEGRHVLIVEDIIDTGLTLHYLKNLLEQRSAASVKVAALLDKPERRQVEIAPDYLGFSVPDHFIIGYGLDYAERYRNLPYVGVLKPEVYQS, encoded by the coding sequence ATGCATACAGATGTGCAAGAGATTCTCTTCACCGAAGAAGAAGTCTCCGCCAAAGTGCGCGAGCTGGGCGAACAGATCACCCGTGACTATCAGGGACAGGATCTGCTCGTCATCGGCATCTTGAAAGGCGCCGCGATGTTTATGGGCGACTTGGTCAAACGGATCGACATGGTGGTGGAGATGGACTTTATGGCGGTCTCCAGCTACGGCAAGTCCTCCGAGTCCTCCGGCGTCGTGCGGATCATCAAAGACCTCGACAAGAGCATTGAAGGGCGTCACGTGCTGATCGTGGAAGACATCATCGACACGGGGCTGACCCTGCATTATTTAAAGAACCTGCTGGAGCAAAGAAGCGCCGCTTCGGTCAAAGTCGCCGCACTTCTCGACAAGCCGGAGCGCCGCCAAGTTGAGATTGCCCCGGACTATCTCGGATTCTCCGTGCCGGATCACTTCATCATCGGCTACGGTCTGGATTATGCCGAGCGATACCGCAACCTCCCCTATGTCGGGGTTTTGAAACCGGAAGTTTATCAATCCTAA
- the nadB gene encoding L-aspartate oxidase: MFSRFIANFKAEDVTTQDTDVVVIGTGIAGMYTALKISEYANVVILCKKGLTESNTNRAQGGIAAAIAEGDSPDLHREDTMMAGAGLNDLTAVEVLANEGPDLVNDLIRLGTQFDTEHDAEGEHLALTREGAHSRRRILHANGDATGAEIVRALAVQVRKNPRITVIEDAFAIDLITSEHGSCKGVLYEKGKRLHYIRSQATVLATGGAGNMYRYTSNPDVTTADGFAMAYRAGARLQDLEFIQFHPTTLNYPGAPRFLISEAVRGEGAVLRNIAGERFMPAYHELAELAPRDIVARAIVSEIEKTKATFIYLDITHQPEELIKSRFPTIYEFCLQYGLDLTTDWIPVAPAAHYVMGGVKTDLYGETNVRRLFACGEVSCTGVHGANRLASNSLSEAIVFGKRIAERIEAFLQTETGDFIPLPKTEHVMKSPIDKIDNRRLHLQKVMVRHVGVKRTRDSLERALSELGKYVPMLSHTYSRKSDWEFINLLTSALLTTQAALLREESRGGHYRNDFPKAKDSWLKHTIFQKDVGVIEERC; this comes from the coding sequence ATGTTCTCACGATTCATAGCCAACTTTAAGGCAGAAGACGTTACCACCCAAGACACCGACGTCGTGGTGATCGGCACCGGCATCGCCGGGATGTATACGGCGCTGAAGATCAGCGAGTATGCGAACGTCGTCATCCTTTGCAAGAAAGGTCTCACCGAGAGCAATACCAACCGGGCACAAGGGGGAATCGCCGCGGCCATCGCCGAAGGCGATTCCCCTGACTTGCATCGAGAAGACACGATGATGGCCGGGGCCGGACTGAACGACCTCACCGCCGTCGAAGTCCTCGCCAACGAAGGGCCCGATCTGGTGAACGACCTGATTCGCCTCGGCACCCAGTTCGACACCGAACATGATGCGGAAGGCGAGCATCTCGCCCTGACCCGCGAAGGGGCGCACAGCAGACGCCGCATCCTGCACGCCAACGGTGACGCGACCGGTGCGGAGATTGTCCGCGCGCTGGCCGTGCAAGTGCGCAAGAACCCGCGCATCACAGTGATCGAAGACGCGTTTGCGATCGACCTGATCACGTCGGAGCACGGCTCCTGCAAAGGTGTGCTCTACGAGAAGGGCAAGCGGCTGCACTACATACGATCCCAGGCGACCGTGCTTGCGACCGGCGGCGCGGGCAACATGTATCGCTACACCTCCAACCCGGACGTCACGACGGCAGACGGTTTCGCCATGGCCTACCGCGCCGGCGCCCGGCTGCAGGACTTGGAGTTCATCCAGTTTCATCCGACGACGCTGAACTATCCGGGCGCACCGCGCTTTTTGATCTCGGAAGCCGTGCGCGGCGAAGGGGCGGTGCTGCGCAACATCGCCGGCGAGCGTTTCATGCCCGCCTACCATGAGCTCGCCGAACTGGCTCCGCGCGACATCGTCGCCCGCGCCATCGTTTCGGAGATCGAGAAGACCAAGGCGACGTTCATCTACCTCGACATCACGCATCAACCGGAAGAGCTGATCAAGTCGCGTTTTCCGACGATCTATGAGTTCTGCCTGCAGTACGGCCTCGACCTGACCACCGACTGGATTCCGGTCGCCCCGGCTGCGCATTACGTCATGGGCGGTGTAAAAACGGATCTCTATGGCGAAACAAATGTCAGAAGGCTGTTTGCCTGCGGCGAAGTCTCCTGCACCGGCGTGCACGGCGCGAATCGCCTCGCCTCCAACTCGCTGTCGGAAGCGATCGTGTTTGGCAAGCGCATCGCCGAGCGCATCGAAGCGTTCCTGCAGACGGAGACTGGCGACTTCATCCCGCTGCCGAAGACGGAGCACGTGATGAAGAGCCCGATCGACAAAATTGACAACCGCCGCCTGCACCTGCAGAAGGTGATGGTGCGCCACGTCGGCGTCAAGCGCACCCGCGATTCCCTGGAGCGCGCCTTGTCCGAACTGGGCAAGTACGTCCCGATGCTCTCCCATACCTACAGCAGAAAAAGCGACTGGGAGTTCATCAACCTGCTGACGTCGGCGCTGTTGACCACGCAAGCGGCCCTGCTCCGCGAAGAGAGCCGCGGCGGGCACTACCGCAACGATTTTCCCAAAGCAAAAGACTCCTGGCTCAAACACACCATCTTCCAAAAGGATGTGGGTGTAATCGAAGAGAGGTGCTGA
- a CDS encoding threonine/serine exporter family protein: MSRSLEVALDLCLRAGNIMLRCGAETSRVEDTIARLGYTYGVDQVQSFVTPTGIFISVEMAGETTRTGMLRISGSSGINLSQVHRVNDLSRRYASGLVSVEEVLASFDEFERAPVTYRLRYQHLASAFASGAFAVLFGGSWPEFAVGALCGWISHFVLGMVSGAMPYFLSVFFAAFAGVSLAVIGVVLSVATNFEAAIIGAVIPLVPGVSVTNAVRDLMAGELLAGVARAAEGFLVAFAIAAAVALVLAIRVHGGLW, translated from the coding sequence ATGAGCAGAAGTTTGGAAGTGGCGCTGGACCTGTGCCTGCGGGCCGGGAATATCATGCTGAGATGCGGAGCCGAGACTTCGCGCGTCGAAGATACGATCGCGCGGCTCGGCTACACGTATGGAGTCGATCAGGTCCAGAGCTTTGTCACGCCGACCGGTATTTTTATTTCCGTGGAAATGGCCGGCGAGACGACGCGCACCGGGATGCTGCGCATCAGCGGATCATCGGGGATCAACCTCTCCCAGGTGCACCGCGTCAACGACCTGTCGCGGCGCTATGCGTCAGGTCTGGTCAGTGTCGAGGAGGTGCTGGCTTCGTTTGACGAGTTCGAACGGGCGCCGGTCACCTACCGGCTGCGCTACCAGCACTTGGCGTCGGCGTTTGCGTCGGGCGCGTTTGCCGTGCTCTTTGGCGGCAGCTGGCCGGAGTTTGCCGTCGGGGCGCTCTGCGGCTGGATCTCGCATTTTGTGCTGGGCATGGTCAGCGGCGCGATGCCGTATTTTCTCAGCGTGTTCTTCGCTGCCTTCGCAGGCGTCTCGCTGGCGGTGATCGGTGTCGTGCTGTCGGTCGCGACCAATTTTGAAGCGGCGATCATCGGGGCGGTCATCCCGCTCGTGCCGGGGGTGTCGGTGACCAACGCCGTGCGCGACCTGATGGCGGGCGAACTGCTCGCCGGCGTGGCGCGGGCGGCGGAAGGCTTTCTCGTCGCGTTCGCCATCGCGGCAGCCGTTGCGCTGGTGCTGGCGATTCGCGTGCACGGGGGGTTGTGGTAG
- the tilS gene encoding tRNA lysidine(34) synthetase TilS has translation MLENVNETIRRHRLLETGDRVLVAVSGGVDSCVLLDVLLKLRAAWDLQLAVVHVDHGLRGEASAGDARFVKQLAERHGLPVFVQRLDVEAYAKQHKLSIQTAARKVRYGFFEQVAKQTASARLLTAHHADDQAETVLMRILRGTSTRGLAGIPVKREENGLTYVRPLLDIWREEIESYAAAQGILYREDASNASLKYIRNKIRLQLFPELTRGYNEQVKAALLQLSQLAREDESYLEELAQARFSEAVLPAGAGRLKVNCEHFVESPLPLQRRVITLILYYLCGHTIQWEQVHIESIRSLLVSSSPSGRLTLPGGVSAWREYNDAYVSVDKPILAGEAPAPVQQFVLGKEFIAGALKFTVEPPGFAIRLEAEVTPGVPPRPTDAWEAQFDADELSGSCIYIRTWEQGDGFRPFGMQGTKLISDVFVDAKVPKHKRMAWPLFCIDSEIAWVVGIRRGQQAMVTDKTQRTLVLRAVRLS, from the coding sequence GTGCTGGAAAACGTGAATGAGACGATCCGCCGCCACCGGCTGTTGGAAACGGGGGACCGGGTGTTGGTCGCCGTCTCCGGCGGGGTCGACTCCTGCGTGCTGCTCGATGTGCTCCTGAAGCTGCGCGCGGCGTGGGACTTGCAGCTGGCCGTCGTGCACGTCGACCACGGCCTGCGCGGCGAAGCGTCGGCGGGCGACGCCCGGTTTGTTAAGCAGCTGGCTGAGCGGCACGGACTGCCTGTGTTCGTTCAAAGATTGGATGTCGAGGCGTATGCGAAACAGCACAAGCTCTCGATCCAGACGGCCGCCAGGAAGGTGCGGTACGGCTTTTTCGAGCAAGTCGCCAAACAGACCGCCAGCGCCCGGCTTCTCACCGCTCACCATGCGGACGATCAGGCGGAAACGGTGCTGATGCGCATCCTGCGCGGCACCTCGACACGGGGGCTGGCCGGCATCCCCGTCAAGCGCGAAGAGAACGGGCTCACTTACGTGCGCCCGCTCCTCGACATCTGGCGGGAAGAGATCGAAAGCTATGCGGCGGCACAGGGCATCCTGTATCGGGAAGACGCTTCCAATGCATCATTAAAATACATTCGTAATAAGATACGATTACAACTTTTCCCCGAACTCACCCGTGGCTACAATGAACAGGTGAAGGCTGCGCTGCTGCAGCTCTCCCAACTGGCGCGGGAAGACGAGAGCTATCTGGAGGAACTGGCGCAGGCGCGCTTTTCCGAAGCTGTCTTGCCGGCGGGTGCAGGCCGTTTAAAAGTCAATTGTGAACATTTTGTTGAAAGTCCGCTTCCTTTACAACGACGGGTAATTACACTAATATTATATTATCTGTGCGGACATACCATCCAATGGGAGCAAGTACATATCGAGAGCATCCGCTCCCTGTTGGTCAGCTCATCGCCGAGCGGCCGTTTGACCTTGCCTGGCGGGGTATCCGCCTGGCGCGAGTACAACGACGCTTATGTAAGCGTTGACAAGCCAATTCTGGCCGGCGAGGCTCCTGCGCCCGTACAGCAGTTTGTGCTGGGCAAGGAATTCATAGCCGGCGCGTTGAAGTTTACGGTAGAACCGCCGGGGTTTGCCATTCGTTTGGAGGCAGAAGTGACACCAGGGGTGCCGCCTCGTCCGACAGACGCCTGGGAAGCCCAATTCGATGCTGATGAATTGTCCGGCTCCTGCATATACATACGGACATGGGAACAAGGCGACGGATTCCGGCCCTTCGGAATGCAAGGCACGAAGCTGATCAGCGATGTATTCGTTGACGCCAAAGTGCCTAAACATAAGCGCATGGCGTGGCCGCTCTTTTGTATCGACAGCGAGATCGCATGGGTGGTTGGCATCCGGCGGGGACAGCAGGCAATGGTCACCGACAAGACTCAAAGAACGCTCGTCCTCCGGGCGGTGCGGCTCTCTTAA
- a CDS encoding formate--tetrahydrofolate ligase translates to MSTEQRMKSDIEIAQAATLRPIQEIAAQVGLTPEDIEQYGKYKAKISLDVYRRLQDQADGKLILVTAISPTPAGEGKSTTTVGLGQALGKLLQDSGQRAMICLREPSLGPSFGMKGGAAGGGHSQIVPMEDINLHFTGDFHAITSAHNLLAALIDNHIHQGNQLRFDVRRITWNRVLDMNDRALRQIVVGLGGPANGVPRESGFDITVASEVMAVLCLAHDEQDLKARLKRMIIGYNTDKAPITVADLGAEGAMAVLLKDAIQPNLVQTLEHTPALVHGGPFANIAHGCNSVIATKMALKLADYVVTEAGFGADLGAEKFFHIKSRQAGLSPAATVVVATVRALKMHGGVDKANLGTPNTEAVEQGLSNLSKHIENVQMFNIPAVVAINKFPTDTDEEIAVVTNWCQENGIPVALSEVFTNGGDGGLDLAKQVLEIVNNRPGGLMFLYNETDTIPDKIETIVREIYGGDAVQYTSKAQTMLKRIDEMGLGHLPVCMAKTQYSFSDNPNLRGRPEGFTITIRELKISAGAGFIVAITGDIMTMPGLPKVPAAMNMDLLAEGKVTGLF, encoded by the coding sequence ATGTCAACCGAACAGCGCATGAAATCAGACATCGAGATCGCCCAAGCGGCCACCCTGCGTCCGATCCAGGAGATCGCAGCCCAGGTCGGCCTGACCCCTGAAGATATTGAGCAATACGGCAAGTACAAAGCGAAAATTTCGCTGGACGTCTACCGCCGCCTGCAAGACCAGGCGGACGGCAAGCTGATCCTCGTCACGGCGATCTCGCCGACCCCGGCGGGTGAAGGCAAGTCGACGACGACCGTCGGCCTCGGACAAGCGCTGGGCAAACTGCTGCAAGACAGCGGCCAGCGCGCGATGATCTGCCTGCGCGAGCCGTCGCTCGGCCCGTCCTTCGGCATGAAAGGCGGCGCGGCCGGCGGCGGCCACTCGCAGATCGTGCCGATGGAAGACATCAACCTGCACTTCACCGGCGATTTCCATGCGATCACTTCGGCGCACAACCTGCTCGCCGCGCTGATCGACAACCACATCCACCAGGGCAACCAGCTGCGCTTCGACGTGCGCCGCATCACCTGGAACCGCGTGCTGGACATGAACGACCGCGCCTTGCGCCAGATCGTCGTCGGTCTCGGCGGCCCGGCGAACGGCGTGCCCCGGGAGAGCGGCTTCGACATCACCGTCGCTTCGGAAGTGATGGCGGTGCTCTGCCTCGCCCATGACGAGCAAGACCTCAAAGCGCGGCTGAAGCGCATGATCATCGGCTACAACACCGACAAGGCGCCGATCACCGTCGCCGACCTCGGTGCGGAAGGCGCGATGGCCGTGCTGCTCAAAGATGCGATTCAGCCCAACCTCGTGCAGACGCTGGAACACACCCCGGCGCTCGTCCACGGCGGTCCGTTTGCGAACATCGCGCACGGCTGCAACTCGGTGATCGCGACGAAGATGGCGCTGAAGCTCGCCGACTACGTCGTCACCGAAGCCGGTTTTGGCGCCGACCTTGGCGCGGAGAAGTTCTTCCACATCAAGAGCCGCCAAGCGGGCCTGTCCCCGGCGGCCACTGTGGTCGTCGCGACGGTGCGGGCGCTGAAGATGCACGGCGGCGTCGACAAAGCGAACCTCGGCACCCCGAACACAGAAGCGGTGGAGCAAGGCTTGTCCAACCTGTCCAAGCACATCGAAAATGTGCAGATGTTCAACATCCCGGCGGTCGTCGCGATCAACAAGTTCCCGACCGACACGGACGAAGAGATCGCCGTCGTCACCAACTGGTGCCAGGAGAACGGCATCCCGGTCGCGCTGTCCGAAGTGTTTACGAACGGCGGCGATGGCGGGCTGGACCTTGCGAAGCAGGTGCTGGAGATCGTCAACAACCGTCCGGGCGGCCTGATGTTCCTCTACAATGAGACCGACACGATTCCTGACAAGATCGAAACGATCGTCCGCGAAATCTACGGCGGCGATGCTGTGCAGTACACGTCGAAAGCGCAGACGATGCTGAAACGCATCGACGAGATGGGGCTCGGCCATCTGCCGGTCTGCATGGCGAAGACCCAGTACTCGTTTTCCGACAATCCGAACCTGCGCGGCCGTCCGGAAGGCTTTACGATCACGATCCGCGAGCTGAAAATCTCCGCCGGCGCCGGCTTTATCGTCGCGATCACCGGCGACATCATGACCATGCCGGGCCTGCCGAAAGTGCCGGCCGCGATGAACATGGATCTGCTCGCAGAAGGCAAGGTCACCGGGCTGTTCTAG